One window of Anaerolineales bacterium genomic DNA carries:
- a CDS encoding immune inhibitor A produces MNNSENNSSSSTIGIFVGVVLLLGCFCLLLLGVGGYAFYTLSGFTPSQDSPVFADPFNPDVPQDEGEIIRPPVESISNETLETLESTIVPENDPRVLACRLDGKCNVPEVIAESAVPRALGDKKNFWVHDLDSNENNEVQATLRYITPHVYFWVQDGVDVDEDEVKALVEAFENEIYPTNREFFGSEWSPGIDGDEHIYILYSRGLGFSVAGYFSTSDSTHPLIQEYSNAHEMFLFNADNTPLGGDYAYAVLAHEFQHMIHWNNDLNETSWLNEGSSELAVLLNGYDTGGFDMLYIADPDLQLNDWPNDQDATSPHYGAGFLFMTYFLDRFGEEATQLLVKDPANGLDSVEDVLEEVGATDPLTGQPITADDFFMDWVVTNFVLDPSIGDGRYIYTNYPDALRASATETIFNCPQEPFTRTVHQYGADYIAFECAGNFTIHFTGSTVTGLLPADPYSGDYAFWSNKGDESDMTLTREFDFTDASRPIELSFRTWYDIETDWDYVYVEVSENGETWEILTTPSGTGTDPSGNSYGWGYTGVSGDWIEETVDLSDYAGKKVLIRFEYVTDAAVNGEGFMVDDVRVEAAGYSSDFEADDGGWAAEGFVRIQNVLPQTFRLALIHSGDSSVTMIPVNPDQTAEIPVSLNSGETAYLVVSGTTRFTRELANYQIEIR; encoded by the coding sequence ATGAACAATTCGGAAAATAATTCCTCAAGCTCGACGATCGGCATCTTTGTGGGAGTCGTCCTCTTATTGGGTTGTTTCTGCCTGCTACTTTTGGGAGTTGGCGGATATGCGTTTTACACCCTGAGCGGCTTCACCCCTTCGCAGGATTCTCCCGTATTTGCCGATCCATTCAATCCGGATGTGCCGCAGGATGAAGGAGAGATTATCCGGCCGCCGGTCGAGTCAATCTCCAATGAAACGCTGGAAACACTGGAGAGCACCATTGTCCCTGAGAATGATCCGCGCGTGCTGGCATGCCGGTTGGATGGCAAATGCAACGTACCCGAAGTGATTGCTGAATCCGCCGTGCCGCGCGCATTGGGCGACAAGAAGAATTTCTGGGTTCACGATCTGGATTCGAATGAAAACAATGAAGTACAAGCCACTCTGCGCTATATCACCCCGCATGTATATTTTTGGGTGCAGGACGGCGTGGATGTGGACGAGGATGAAGTCAAGGCATTGGTGGAAGCGTTCGAAAACGAGATCTACCCGACAAACCGCGAGTTCTTCGGCAGTGAATGGTCACCGGGCATTGACGGCGATGAGCACATTTACATTTTATATTCGCGCGGATTGGGCTTCTCGGTTGCGGGATATTTTTCCACTTCGGATTCCACGCACCCATTGATACAGGAATATTCGAACGCGCATGAGATGTTCCTCTTCAATGCCGATAACACCCCGCTGGGCGGTGATTATGCCTACGCGGTGCTGGCGCATGAGTTCCAACACATGATCCACTGGAACAACGACCTGAACGAAACTTCCTGGCTCAACGAAGGCTCTTCGGAACTGGCGGTCCTGCTCAACGGTTATGACACCGGCGGCTTCGATATGCTTTACATTGCCGACCCCGACCTGCAATTGAACGACTGGCCCAACGACCAGGACGCCACGTCGCCGCATTACGGGGCGGGTTTCCTGTTCATGACCTATTTCCTCGACCGCTTCGGCGAAGAGGCAACTCAACTGCTTGTCAAAGACCCCGCCAACGGGTTGGACAGCGTGGAGGATGTCCTTGAAGAGGTCGGCGCAACCGATCCTTTGACGGGTCAGCCCATCACCGCCGATGATTTTTTCATGGATTGGGTTGTAACCAACTTCGTGCTTGATCCTTCCATCGGTGATGGACGTTACATCTACACCAATTATCCCGACGCGCTGCGCGCCTCGGCGACCGAGACGATATTCAACTGCCCACAGGAGCCCTTCACCCGTACCGTTCACCAATATGGCGCGGATTACATTGCCTTCGAATGCGCCGGGAATTTTACGATCCACTTCACCGGCTCCACCGTGACCGGGTTATTGCCCGCTGACCCCTATTCGGGGGACTACGCCTTTTGGTCGAACAAGGGCGATGAATCGGACATGACCCTGACTCGCGAGTTCGATTTCACGGATGCGAGCAGACCCATCGAGTTGTCCTTCCGCACCTGGTACGACATCGAGACCGATTGGGATTATGTCTACGTGGAAGTTTCTGAAAACGGCGAGACCTGGGAAATCCTCACCACACCCTCCGGCACGGGCACCGACCCGAGCGGAAATTCCTACGGCTGGGGATATACTGGCGTGTCGGGCGATTGGATCGAGGAAACGGTCGATCTTTCGGATTATGCAGGCAAAAAGGTTTTGATCCGATTCGAATATGTCACCGATGCGGCGGTCAATGGAGAAGGTTTCATGGTGGATGATGTCCGGGTGGAGGCGGCAGGCTACAGTTCCGATTTCGAGGCGGACGACGGCGGCTGGGCCGCTGAAGGCTTTGTGCGAATTCAAAACGTCCTGCCCCAGACCTTCAGATTGGCGTTGATCCATTCGGGCGACTCCAGCGTGACGATGATTCCCGTGAATCCCGACCAGACGGCGGAGATCCCGGTCTCGCTGAATTCTGGCGAGACGGCCTATCTGGTCGTTTCCGGCACGACCCGGTTCACACGCGAACTTGCCAATTACCAGATAGAAATACGATAA
- a CDS encoding AAA family ATPase, with protein MRFDRFTERAQEAAQRAAEIIQRYGHNQIDTEHILLALIEQPGGVIPQILEKMSVSAQALTERLDATLRASPKANIFGGGAGQIFITPRVKRIIDLANEEANRLKDEYISTEHIFLAILTERNTPAARILESAGLTRDRVYDAIQDLRGGQRVTDPQAETKYRTLEKYSRDLTQLAREGKLDPVIGRDNEILRLIQILSRRTKNNPVLIGEAGVGKTAIAEGLAQKIASNDVPEILSGKRVVALDLGAMIAGSRFRGEFEERLKAVMEEVQRAKGDIILMIDELHTVVGAGAAQGAMDASNMLKPALARGELQCIGATTLDEYHKHIEKDAALERRFAPIYVDEPSVDDTIKMLLGLRDRYEAHHKVRFSDEALSAAAHLADRYVTDRHLPDKAIDLMDEAAAKLRVALYSMPPDLKAMKTEIEKLQAEEEQAGLNRDYERAAQKKAERLRLEQEYHEKRDQWEAEHHLDEVVDVNDIAAVVHQWTGIPVTQMLETESEKLLHMEARLHERIIGQEEAIHAISDAIRRARSGLKDPARPIGSFIFIGPSGVGKTELAKALAWFMFDDEDAMVRIDMSEYREQHTVSRLFGAPPGYVGYEEGGQLTEAVRRRPYRVLLFDEIEKAHPEVWNALLQILDDGRMTDGQGNVVDFRNTVLIMTSNLGTEYVRRGGTLGFLPQKSDDAERDAHDKIDKALKAAFRPEFLNRIDEIIMFSPLSLEQMEQIVILQMKEVQDRLNEHNITVQLTDAARSWLAKEGYDPAFGARPLRRAIQKHVESPLSVELLSGKFKDGAEVVVDVDSKQNKIIFSSTTGVKKKKSKQEVEA; from the coding sequence ATGCGATTTGACCGATTTACAGAGAGAGCGCAGGAAGCTGCCCAGCGCGCGGCGGAGATCATCCAGCGCTATGGTCACAACCAAATCGATACCGAACACATCCTCCTTGCATTGATCGAACAGCCCGGAGGGGTGATTCCACAAATTTTGGAAAAAATGAGCGTCAGCGCCCAGGCGTTGACCGAACGACTCGATGCCACCCTGCGCGCCAGCCCGAAGGCGAATATTTTCGGCGGCGGCGCAGGGCAGATCTTCATCACGCCGCGCGTCAAACGGATCATCGACCTTGCCAACGAAGAAGCCAACCGCTTGAAGGATGAATACATTTCCACCGAGCATATCTTTTTGGCGATTCTTACCGAGCGCAATACACCCGCGGCGCGCATTTTGGAATCCGCTGGTTTGACGCGCGACCGTGTGTATGACGCGATTCAGGATCTGCGCGGCGGTCAACGCGTGACCGATCCGCAGGCGGAAACGAAGTATCGCACGCTCGAAAAATATTCGCGCGACTTAACGCAACTCGCGCGCGAAGGCAAACTCGACCCGGTCATTGGGCGCGATAACGAGATCTTGCGCTTGATCCAGATATTGTCCCGCCGCACGAAGAACAACCCGGTCCTCATCGGCGAAGCGGGCGTTGGTAAAACAGCCATCGCTGAAGGATTGGCGCAAAAGATCGCCAGCAACGATGTGCCGGAGATCCTCTCAGGCAAGAGGGTGGTCGCGCTCGACCTGGGTGCGATGATCGCCGGGTCCAGATTCAGAGGCGAGTTCGAGGAGAGACTCAAAGCCGTGATGGAGGAAGTCCAACGCGCGAAGGGCGACATCATATTGATGATCGACGAATTGCACACGGTCGTCGGCGCGGGAGCCGCGCAGGGCGCGATGGATGCGTCCAATATGCTCAAACCCGCGCTTGCCCGCGGAGAACTTCAATGCATCGGCGCGACGACTTTGGACGAGTATCACAAACACATTGAAAAGGATGCCGCGCTCGAGCGCCGCTTCGCGCCCATTTATGTGGATGAGCCGAGCGTTGACGATACCATCAAAATGCTGCTTGGCTTGCGGGACCGTTACGAAGCGCATCACAAAGTGCGCTTCTCGGATGAGGCATTATCTGCCGCCGCCCATTTGGCGGATCGCTACGTCACAGACCGCCACCTCCCCGATAAAGCCATCGACCTGATGGACGAAGCCGCCGCGAAACTGCGCGTGGCTTTGTATTCCATGCCGCCCGATCTCAAGGCGATGAAAACCGAGATCGAAAAACTGCAAGCCGAAGAGGAACAAGCCGGTTTGAACCGCGATTACGAACGCGCCGCGCAAAAGAAAGCCGAGCGTCTGCGGCTCGAACAGGAATATCACGAAAAACGAGACCAGTGGGAAGCCGAGCATCATCTCGATGAAGTAGTGGATGTGAACGATATTGCCGCGGTCGTGCATCAGTGGACGGGCATTCCCGTGACGCAAATGCTCGAGACGGAATCGGAAAAACTCCTGCACATGGAGGCGCGTTTGCACGAGCGCATCATCGGCCAGGAAGAAGCCATCCACGCCATTTCCGATGCGATCCGCCGCGCGCGTTCCGGTCTGAAGGACCCGGCGCGTCCCATTGGCTCGTTCATCTTCATCGGTCCCTCCGGCGTGGGCAAGACCGAATTGGCAAAGGCGCTTGCCTGGTTCATGTTCGACGATGAAGATGCAATGGTGCGCATCGATATGTCCGAGTATCGCGAACAGCATACGGTGAGTCGACTCTTTGGCGCGCCTCCGGGATACGTCGGCTACGAGGAAGGCGGTCAACTGACGGAAGCTGTCCGCCGCAGGCCGTACCGCGTGCTGCTCTTCGACGAGATAGAGAAGGCTCACCCGGAAGTTTGGAATGCCCTGCTGCAAATCCTTGACGATGGGCGCATGACCGACGGCCAGGGCAACGTGGTGGACTTCCGCAACACGGTTCTCATCATGACCTCTAACCTGGGCACCGAGTATGTGAGAAGAGGCGGCACCCTAGGCTTCCTTCCGCAAAAATCGGACGACGCAGAACGCGACGCCCACGACAAGATCGACAAGGCGCTCAAAGCCGCGTTCCGTCCCGAGTTCCTCAACCGTATCGATGAGATCATCATGTTCTCGCCGCTCTCGCTCGAGCAAATGGAACAGATCGTCATCCTGCAAATGAAGGAAGTGCAGGATCGGCTCAACGAACACAACATCACCGTGCAGTTGACTGATGCCGCGCGCTCGTGGCTTGCAAAGGAAGGTTATGATCCCGCCTTTGGTGCGCGTCCTTTGCGCAGGGCGATCCAGAAGCACGTCGAGAGTCCGCTCTCGGTGGAATTGCTCAGCGGCAAGTTCAAGGACGGCGCTGAAGTGGTCGTGGATGTGGATTCGAAACAGAACAAAATCATCTTCAGTTCCACGACCGGCGTCAAAAAGAAGAAATCCAAACAGGAAGTGGAAGCATAG